The Deinococcus planocerae nucleotide sequence TGCTGGTCAACGTCGGTGCCGTCTCTTTCCAGAACGACGGCGATCCCCGGGCGAGGTGGACCCTGCTGAAACGGCGGCGTGGGGTGTGGTCCGCCGAGCACCACCGAGTGCCCTTCAACTGGGAGGCAGCGGCAGCGTGGGTTCTGGCGAACCAACCCGTCTTCCCCGAGGAGGTGGACCTGCACGTCCGCCCGGTCACGGATTCTTTGCTCGACGCTGCGACCATCACGACTGCCTGAGCGCCCTCCTCCCCGTCTATCCCCATTCACCACCCCTGTTGGTCAATCTCCCCGTCAATCTCGCCTCCGGGCACCTTGGCTCCTCAAGGGCGGGCGTACAATCCGGGGCGTGAGAGACGCCTTGTTCGACGTGCTGGACCTGGGGGTGCTCCCCTACCGGGAGGCGTGGGACGTGCAGCATGACGTTCACGCGCGGGTGTCGGCGGGCGGGCGGCCCACCCTGCTCCTCGTCGAGCATCCGCCCGTGCTCACCCTGGGCCGCAAGGCGAAGGAGGGCACCAACATCGTCGTGACGCGCGAGTACCTCGCCTCCCAGGGGATCGAGGTGCTGGAGGTCGAGCGCGGCGGCGACGTGACGTACCACGGCCCCGGCCAGCTCGTCGCCTACGCAATCTTCCCGGTGGGGCGGCGGGTGCAAGATTTCCTGCGGCTTCTCGAACGGGCGGTGATCGGGACGCTGCAAGGGCTCGGCCTGCCCGACGCGCGGCCCAACCCCGGTTACGCGGGCGTGTACGTGGACCCCAGAACGGTCAACGGACGCGAGTACGAGCAGAAGATCGCCTCCTTCGGGGTGGCGGTGCAGCGGAACGTCGCCCTGCACGGTCTGGCGCTGAACGTCACCACCAACCTCGGGCACTTCGACCTGATCGTGCCCTGCGGCCTGAGCGGGACCCAGATGACGAGCGTGGAGCGGGAGTACGAGCTGCGCGGCATCGACCGGACGGCGAGCATGGACGAGGCGAGAGAGGCCCTCACCCGCGCCTTTGACACCACCTTCGAAAACTACGACTGGACGCTCCCGGCGCTCGCGGGGGCGGGGAGCGAACGATGACCCAACAGGAACCGAGATTCATCAAGAACGGCATCTACCGCAAGGACTCCGTGCCCGTGCGGGAGAAGAAGCCCGAGTGGCTGAAAGTCACCATCCCCACCGGGCAGGTCTTCGGCGAGGTCCGCAAGATCGTCAAGGAACACCGCCTGCACACCGTCTGCGAGGAGGCGATGTGCCCCAACATCGGCGAGTGCTGGTCGCGCGGCACCGCCACCTTCATGCTGATGGGCCACATCTGCACCCGCGCCTGCCGCTTCTGCGCGGTGGACACCGGCAACCCGATGGGCAAGCTCGACCTCGACGAGCCCGCGGGCGTCGCCGACTCCGTGCGCCTGATGGGCCTGAAGTACGTCGTGCTGACCTCGGTGGACCGCGACGACCTGCCCGACGGCGGCGCGTACCACTT carries:
- the lipB gene encoding lipoyl(octanoyl) transferase LipB, which codes for MRDALFDVLDLGVLPYREAWDVQHDVHARVSAGGRPTLLLVEHPPVLTLGRKAKEGTNIVVTREYLASQGIEVLEVERGGDVTYHGPGQLVAYAIFPVGRRVQDFLRLLERAVIGTLQGLGLPDARPNPGYAGVYVDPRTVNGREYEQKIASFGVAVQRNVALHGLALNVTTNLGHFDLIVPCGLSGTQMTSVEREYELRGIDRTASMDEAREALTRAFDTTFENYDWTLPALAGAGSER